CGGAAACAAAAACTGATTGTCAGAGAGTACGAAGAGGAAAAAGAAAAGAAAATTTCAATCGGAATATCGAACAGCGCTCCGATTCCCCCGTCAAATGATGATTTGATTCGATTTGAAAAAGGGATCGAGCTGGCCGCCTCTTATGTTTCGTTTTATTTGAAAGAAGGGTATCAACTTGCGTTCTTTACCGATGAGACGGTTCTTCCTCTGGGCATGGGAGCGGCCCATTTGAAGGAGATTTTAACCTTACTGGCCTCTCTAAAAGCAGTACATCAGTCAGGTCCACTGCCTCGATCGACTCATCCAACAGAAATCCCGGTCTTACTGATCTCTCCTTTGAGCCAAAACCAATTCAATTTCAAAAACGACGTAAAGATTTTTCAGCCTGACGAAATTGATCGTCTTGTCTACTGGAGCGGGGAATGAAGTTCAGAACCTCTTTTATTCTCTCAGTACACCTGATGGCGCTGGCCAGTTTTCAAGCCTTGATTCAGACCCACGAGCTTCCGTTGATCTTTTCTCTTTTGATTGTGACTCTGATCGTAACCAGTTTTGTACTCAATCTGAAATATAAGTCGCTAAAAGTGAACAAAAGCCTGGTCAACGGAGTGATTTTTGGCGCGGCATTTTTCTTTTTGGGAGACTGGATTTATTGGTCCCGCGGTCTCTTGATGGCCAGCACGCATTTCTTGAATCTTCTGCTGATCATAAAACTCTTCACGTTGAAACGCTCGAAAGACTATATTCAGCTCTTTGTCGTCAGTTTTCTTCAGGTTCTGGCTGCTTCTGCCATGAGTATCCAGATTTCGTTTGCGGTTTCACTTCTTGTCTACCTCATGATGGCAACCTGGGGAATGATACTTTACCAGATGAAAGCCGATATCGAGTATCGTAACCAGATATCCGGATTTCAGGACAATATTCATTTCCCCGAAACGTTCGAGTCAGAAGAAGTGGTCACTTTTCCTCTCGTCGTGACGACACTTGGCGTCGGCGTCATTTCATTTGTCTTCACGCTGATGATCTTTTTCATGATTCCCAGAATGGGAGCAGGATTTTTTCAGAAGAAAGAAGGGGAGGAAATTCGTACCAGCGGTTTTTCTGAAAAGGCCGACTTTGGAAGCCTGGCGCCGATTAAACTGGATTCAACGACAGTCATGCGGGTTTCCATGTCGTCGGCCCCTTTTAAGATCTATATTAAAGGGACTTCCTTTAATGTCTATGATGGAAAGGGGTGGAAAAATACCCTTCATGTTCAGAAAAATCTTTCTGCGGATGAAGAGATTCCCGCGCCTTTGAAATCCGAATCGATCATCACACAGGAATATGTGGTCGAACCCATGGATACGTTAGCCATCTTTGCCCTCTCCCAGCCTGTCCGTTTGGAAGGCGGGTTCCGTTCTTTCAATCAGGATCAAATGGGAAATCTGACCATGCAGATTAACCCGGGAAACCGCCTTGCTTATAAAATTATTTCTTCGCTTCCGGTCATTTCCAGGCAGGATCGGGAGGCGAAAGTCGCACAGATTCCTCTCCAGTCCGGCGGACAGACCTATGTCGAATACCCCTTTCCGCATCCGGAGAAGCTGGAAGATCTCGCCCGGCATGCTTCGGAAGGGACCTCGACTCTCCTGGAAAAAGCATCGGCAGTGCAGCAATATTTAAAAAATAACTATACTTATTCACTGAACGTGTCCCCGTCAAAAGAATATTCGCCGATGGAGGATTTCCTTTTCCATCAGAAAAAGGGATACTGTGAGCATTTTGCAACGGCCATGGTCCTTATGATGAGAAGCTTGGGAATTCCATCCCGTTTGGCCACGGGATATTCTCCTGAAGAGTGGAATCCTTACGGCAACTATTTCAAAGTGCGCCAGAGCGACGCCCATGCCTGGGTGGAAGTCTACTTTCCGAACAGCGGATGGATTACCTTTGATCCGACGCCCGAAGGAAGAAACTCCCCGTTGAATCTTACATTAACCGCCCAGCTGAAGAAGAGCCTTTTTCCGGTGGATCAAATGTTTGACGCACTCCGACTCAAGTGGGATCGCTATGTGGTCCATTATTCCATTCAGGATCAAATGGAGGTGGGGACGGTTCTTCAAAAAAAGGGAACATTCTATGCGGGCTATTTGAAAGAGAAGATCCATCGATTATCCGAAAATCCTTCCCGATACCAGAAAAGCGCGGCCGTGTTGATTTTGATCATTTCAGGAGCGGTTCTCATATACTTCGGAATCAAAAAGCTTTATCCGAATGGGTTTGGAAGGCCGTTTGCTGAAAAAGA
The genomic region above belongs to Nitrospirota bacterium and contains:
- a CDS encoding DUF3488 domain-containing protein — protein: MKFRTSFILSVHLMALASFQALIQTHELPLIFSLLIVTLIVTSFVLNLKYKSLKVNKSLVNGVIFGAAFFFLGDWIYWSRGLLMASTHFLNLLLIIKLFTLKRSKDYIQLFVVSFLQVLAASAMSIQISFAVSLLVYLMMATWGMILYQMKADIEYRNQISGFQDNIHFPETFESEEVVTFPLVVTTLGVGVISFVFTLMIFFMIPRMGAGFFQKKEGEEIRTSGFSEKADFGSLAPIKLDSTTVMRVSMSSAPFKIYIKGTSFNVYDGKGWKNTLHVQKNLSADEEIPAPLKSESIITQEYVVEPMDTLAIFALSQPVRLEGGFRSFNQDQMGNLTMQINPGNRLAYKIISSLPVISRQDREAKVAQIPLQSGGQTYVEYPFPHPEKLEDLARHASEGTSTLLEKASAVQQYLKNNYTYSLNVSPSKEYSPMEDFLFHQKKGYCEHFATAMVLMMRSLGIPSRLATGYSPEEWNPYGNYFKVRQSDAHAWVEVYFPNSGWITFDPTPEGRNSPLNLTLTAQLKKSLFPVDQMFDALRLKWDRYVVHYSIQDQMEVGTVLQKKGTFYAGYLKEKIHRLSENPSRYQKSAAVLILIISGAVLIYFGIKKLYPNGFGRPFAEKEENEAVTYYLKLLQILSRYHLNKKPQQTPHEFLAESEETLHLIGDPFYPGAERLTELYYQNRFGEKDLSQEERKRSEDLLKTLREFSTPSRN